The Nitrososphaerota archaeon genome includes a window with the following:
- a CDS encoding DNA-3-methyladenine glycosylase I has translation MKPVKRCGWSSLDMPLLQEYHDMEWGIPLHDDRLLFEFLVLEGAQAGLSWYTILKKRENYRRAFEGFDPKRVANYDQRAVRSLLADPGIVRNRLKVNAAVQNAKAFVNVQEEFGSFDEYVWRFVGGKPKVNRWRALKDIPAVTPEAQAMSKDLMARGFRFVGPTICYAHMQATGMVNDHVTGCFRYKEIAALS, from the coding sequence GTGAAGCCTGTGAAGAGGTGTGGCTGGTCTTCGTTGGACATGCCGCTCCTCCAAGAGTACCACGACATGGAGTGGGGGATCCCCCTCCACGACGACCGGCTGCTGTTCGAGTTCCTTGTGCTCGAGGGGGCCCAGGCTGGCCTGAGCTGGTACACGATACTGAAGAAGCGGGAGAACTATAGGCGGGCCTTCGAAGGGTTCGACCCGAAGCGGGTGGCGAACTACGACCAACGGGCGGTCCGGAGTCTGCTGGCGGACCCGGGGATCGTCAGGAACCGCCTCAAGGTGAATGCCGCGGTGCAGAACGCGAAGGCGTTCGTCAATGTCCAGGAGGAGTTCGGGTCGTTCGACGAGTATGTCTGGAGGTTCGTCGGCGGAAAGCCGAAGGTCAACAGATGGCGCGCGCTCAAAGACATCCCGGCGGTTACTCCGGAGGCGCAGGCCATGAGCAAGGACCTGATGGCCAGGGGATTCAGGTTCGTGGGGCCGACCATATGCTACGCCCACATGCAGGCCACCGGGATGGTGAACGACCACGTCACAGGCTGCTTCAGGTACAAGGAGATTGCGGCCCTCTCTTAG